ATTTTCTCGGTTAATGGTAATTTGAGATAGAATGGCGCGCTTTCGAAAGCGGCGTGCCGTTCTCGAAACATAATTCCGGCTTTGCGCTTGTTGGCCAGCCGAATTTTGAGTTTGCAAATCCAATTTTGGAGCGTTTGGTATGTCTTGGAATGAGCCCGGCGGTGATAAAAAAGACCCCTGGAGTGGTCGCAACGAAAAGGATAATCCTCCCGATCTGGATGAAGTGATCCGGTCCTTGCAGGACAAACTGGGCGGCATTTTCGGCGGCGGCAAGCGCGGCGATAGTTCTAACGGCCCTTCGATGCAAAGCATCGGATTTTTGGCGGCCGGCGCGCTGGTGCTGTGGGGTTTGAGCGGATTTTATACCGTGGACGAGGGAACCCGCGGTATCGTCACGCGTTTCGGCGCTTACGTGGCGACCACGCAACCCGGTCTGAACTGGCATATCCCGGCGCCGATCGAGCAAGTGCAGGTGATCAACGTCGAACAGCAACGTTTTATCGAGGTCGGCTACCGTTCCGGAGGCGGCCAGGCGATGGGCTCGGTTCCCAAAGAAGCGATGATGTTGACTAAAGACGAAAATATCGTCGACGTGCGTCTGGCTGTGCAGTACCAGGTCAAAGACGCCAAGGATTACGCCTTTAACGTGCTGGATCCGGCTTCTACGTTGAAGCAAGTCACCGAGAGCGTCCAACGCGGCGTGATCGGCCGGAGCGACATGGATTTTGTGTTGACCGAAGGCCGTAGCGAAATCGTTGCCGCAATCAAAACCGAAATCCAGTCGGTGATGGATGCCTATAAAACCGGGATACTGATCACCAGCGTGAATTTGCAGGATGCGCAGCCGCCGGAACAAGTGCAGGGTTCGTTCGAAGACGCCATCAAGGCGCGCGAGGACAAGCAACGCTTGATCAATGAGGCTGAAGCTTATTCCAACGATGTCGTGCCGAAAGCTCGCGGTGCCGCTTCCCGGATCGTACAGGAATCCGAAGCGTATAAAGAAAAAGTGATTGCGCAAGCTAACGGCGACGTCAGCCGCTTCTCGCAACTGCTTGCCGAGTATAAGAAGGCTCCAGCGGTCACCAAACAGCGCATGTATATCGAGGCAATGGAACAAGTATTGGGTAAATCGAATAACGTGTTGGTCGATGTCAAATCCGGTGGCAGCATTATGTATTTGCCGCTGGACAAATTGGTGAATAAGGTCGCAGAAGACGCGGTTTCGGCGCCGGTTCCCACGCACGAACCGGTTGTCGCGCCCGCGCCTCAAGCCAAAGAGATCAGAAACGATATACGCGCATCGAGCCGCGAACGCGATGTGAGAGGACGCTAACATGGGAAACAAGATACTAGTAGCCTTGGGCGCTTTGGCGGTTATATTGTCGATGTCGGTGTTTACCGTCGGCGAGACCGAAAGAGTCATCAAGTTTCAATTGGGCGAAATCGTCGGGGCCGACTTTCAGCCCGGCATGCACTTGAAAATTCCGTTCATCAATAATGTAAAAAAATTCGACGCCCGTATCCTGACTATGGATGCGACGCCGGAACGTTTCCTGACTGCGGAAAAGAAAAACGTTATCGTCGATTCTTTCGTCAAATGGCGAATCGGCGACGTGAAAACCTTTTACACCACAGTGGGCGGCGATGTCGGCCAGGCCAATATCCGCCTGGACCAGATTATCAAGGACGCGGCGCGTAGCGAATTCAGTAAACGCGAAATCAGGCAACTGGTTTCGACTGACCGTAGCGCGATCCGCGATTCGTTGATCACCAACGTTTCGCCGCACGCTTCGCGATTGGGTATCAATATTGTCGACGTGCAGGTCAAACGCATCGATTTGCCGAACGAAGTCAGTACCTCGGTATACCAGCGGATGGAAGCCGAGCGGGCGCGGGTGGCACGCGAGTTTCGTTCCCAAGGTTCCGAAGCCGCGGAGCGGATTCGTGCCGATGCCGATAAACAGCGCGAAATCATTTTGGCCAACGCTTACCGCGATTCCGAAGTATTGCGCGGCGAGGGCGATGCTAGAGCTGCGGATATTTTCGCTAAAGCTTACGGCGAAGACAGCGACTTCTTTGCCTTTTACCGCAGTTTGATCGCCTATAAAGAGGCACTCGGCAAATCCGGCAATATCATGGTGTTGGAACCGAACTCCGATTTCTTCAAGTTTTTCAAAAACCAGAAATAAACCATCAATCTAACGCTGCACGACCGGACGCCCCGCTCTGCGGGGCGTTTGCTGTGATTGGGATAGACAAATAATGCAAAGAAAAGACAACTGGCTGTTGCCCGAAGGCATCGGCGAGGTATTGCCGGAGCAAGCCGCGCATTTGGAAAATTTGCGCAGAAAGCTGCTCGATACTTTTGCCTGTTGGGGTTATCAGCTAGTGATACCGCCCTTCGTGGATTTTCTGGATTCTCTGCTGACGGGTTCCGGCCACGACTTGGATCTGCAGACCTTCAAACTGACCGACCAGCTTAGCGGCGAAATGCTTGGCGTGCGTGCGGATATGACGCCGCAGGTGGCCCGTATCGACGCTCACCATTTGCAGCATGACGGCCCCACCCGCTTGTGCTATGCCGGTACCGTGCTTCACGCCGTGGGCGACCCCTTGGAAAAGAGCCGCAGCCCGATGCAAATAGGCGCCGAACTATACGGCCACGCCGGATTGGAGAGCGATTACGAAGTGATCCGCTTGATGCTGGAGATGCTGGCGATCAGCGGCCTGCAAAACGTGCATTTGGATTTGGGCCATGTCGCGATCTACCGGGCGCTGGCCGAGCAAGCCGGCTTGAACCAGCAACAGGAGTCGGAATTGTTCGACGTGTTGCAACGTAAAGCCAGAACCGAGCTGGTCGAATTGTTGGCCGGTTTTGCCATCGACGAACGCTTTCAGGCCATCTTTAACGCTTTGCCGAAGCTGAACGGCGGTCGGGAAGTGCTGGACAAAGCCGACGCTGTGCTGGCGGGTTTGCCGTGTAGCGGTATGATCGGCGCTGCACTGGCCGATTTGCGCGGCATCGCCGACAAACTACGCCGCGATTTTCCCGGCTTGAGCGTCAGTTTCGATCTGGCGGAATTGCGTGGCTACCACTACCACACCGGCATGGTGTTCGCGGCATTCGTGCCGGCGTTGGGTAAGGAAATCGCCCGCGGCGGCCGTTACGACAATATTGGCGCGCGCTTCGGCCGGGCTCGGGCGGCCACCGGGTTCAGTGCCGATTTGAAAGTATTGGCGGCCATGTTCGAAGACGCCGATAGCGCACGGCAAATCGTTTATGCGCCTCACGGCGAAGATGCCGACCTGCTGGAGGCCATCAGAGATTTACGCGCCCAGGGCGAAATGGTAATCCAACAGTTGCCGGGACAGGCGGAGGCCGCCGCGCAAATCGGCTGTAACGCAATTTTAGAAAATCAGAATCAACGCTGGGTCGTTAAACCATTAGTTTAAGGTTGGAAAATATGGGAAAGAATGTAGTTGTTATCGGCACGCAATGGGGCGATGAAGGTAAGGGCAAGCTGGTCGATCTGTTAACCGAACAGGCTGCGGCTGTCGTACGCTTTCAGGGCGGCCATAATGCCGGCCACACCTTGGTGATTAACGGCGAAAAAACCGTTCTGCACCTGATTCCCTCCGGCGTGCTGCGCGAGGGCGTGCAATGCATGATCGGCAACGGCGTGGTGTTGTGCCCGGAGGCTTTGCTCAAGGAAATCGAGATTCTGGAAAAGTCGGGCGTACCGGTCAGGAACCGGTTACAAGTCAGCGAAGCCTGCGCATTGATTCTGCCGGTCCACGTTGCGATCGACCAGGCCCGGGAAAAGGCGCGCGGCAGCAAGGCAATCGGCACGACCGGCCGCGGTATCGGGCCGGCCTACGAGGACAAAGTCGCCCGCCGCGGTTTGCGTGCCGGCGACTTGCGTAACCGGGACGAGTTTGCTGCCAGGCTGAAGGAGTTGGTCGATTACCATAATTTCATGCTGGTCAATTACTACGCAGCGGAGCCGGTCAACTACGAAGAAATTCTGGCTAACACCTTGCGTTTGGGTGAAATCATCAAGCCTATGTTAACCGATGTCGGCGAGGCTCTATATAGCCACCAACAACAGGGCAACAACGTATTATTCGAAGGTGCGCAGGGCGCGTTGCTGGATATCGACCACGGCACTTATCCGTATGTAACCTCTTCCAATACCACGGCGGGCGGAGCGGCAACCGGCAGCGGCGTTGGGCCGTTAGCGTTGGATTATGTTCTGGGTATTACCAAGGCCTATTCGACCCGAGTCGGCAACGGCCCGTTTCCGACCGAGTTGATGGACAGCTACGGCGAACATCTGGGCGTGAAAGGCCACGAATTCGGCGCTACGACCGGGCGCAAGCGCCGCTGCGGTTGGTTCGATGCGGTGTCGATGCGCAAATCCGCTCAATTGAATAGCTTGACCGGCATTTGCTTGACCAAGCTGGACGTGTTGGACGGTCTGGATAAAATCGGCATTTGTACCGCCTATAAAATCGATGGCCAAATCACTGAAACGGCGCCGTTGGGCGCTGACCAATACGCCGTCTGCGAGGCCGTCATTGAGGAAATGCCGGGTTGGAGCGGTAGTACCGCCGGGATTACCGATTTCACGCAATTACCGGAAAATGCCAAGGCTTACATTGCCCGTATCGAGCAATTGGTCGGCGTCAAAGTCACGATATTGTCGACCGGGCCCGACCGCAACGAAACCATCGTCCTGGAAAATCCGTTCTCGGCCTGATACAGGGACGCTGACCAACTCCGAAAGCCGTCGGCCGGGTTTCTCCGAGACCAGGCCGGCGCATCTGCCAAGCCCTATTCAAGTCAGTGACTTTGCCGTCCTTTCATAGCCGGCAATAGGCCGATTTTTGTTGCGGATCCACTCGCTCCAGGAGCCGGCGTACAATTTCGATCCGCTGAGTCCGGCGATTTCCATCGCCAGCAAATTGTGGCATGCGGTCACGCCCGAGCCGCACATATGTACCACGCGTTCCGCCGGCCACGGCGCAATCAAATCGCTAAATTGCCGGCGTAAGTGGTCGGGGCTCAGGAACAGGCCGTTTCGATCGAGATTGGATTGCAATGGCCGGTTAAGCGCTCCGGGTATGTGGCCGGCCACCGGGTCGATCGGCTCGGCTTTGCCGAAGAAGCGCTCCTGGGTTCTGGCATCGATCAATCTGATGCTGCGGCTGGCCAGACCTGCTTCAATCTGGTTAGCGCTGAGCCATTGCCGGTCATCGAGATAGCTGCGAAACCCGCTGGCGGCGATTTTGGGCAATATTGCTGTGGTAGGCAGGCCTCGTTTGCGCCAGTGGCCGTAGCCGCCGTCGAGCACGGCAACCTGGGTATGGCCCATGCTGCGCAGTAGCCACCACATGCGGCCGGCAAAGGCGCCACCGGCATCGTCGTAGACGACCACCTGGCAGCGGTTGTTAACTCTCCAGTCTCCCAGTTTTGCAGCGAGCAACTCGAAGTTCGGTAGCGGGTGGCGGCCGGTGTAGGCTTGAACCGGGGACGACAAGTCTTTATTCAAATCGGCATAGACCGCGCCGGGTATGTGGCTCTGCCGATAGGATTTATAGCCGGCTGCGGTATCGGCCAGCGAGAAGCGGCAATCGAATATGCGCCAATGCGGATGGTCGAGGTTGGCTGCCAAGGCGGCGGCGGAAACCAGCGTGGTATAAGTCATGCTCATAGCTCCAAAATAATTTTTCCAATGTGTTGGCTGCTTTCCATCAGCCGGTGGGCCCGGTCGGCCTCGGCCAGCGGAAACACAGAATCTATCACGGGTTTGACTTGGCCGGATTCCAACAATGGCCAGACTTT
Above is a window of Methylomonas koyamae DNA encoding:
- the hflK gene encoding FtsH protease activity modulator HflK, whose translation is MSWNEPGGDKKDPWSGRNEKDNPPDLDEVIRSLQDKLGGIFGGGKRGDSSNGPSMQSIGFLAAGALVLWGLSGFYTVDEGTRGIVTRFGAYVATTQPGLNWHIPAPIEQVQVINVEQQRFIEVGYRSGGGQAMGSVPKEAMMLTKDENIVDVRLAVQYQVKDAKDYAFNVLDPASTLKQVTESVQRGVIGRSDMDFVLTEGRSEIVAAIKTEIQSVMDAYKTGILITSVNLQDAQPPEQVQGSFEDAIKAREDKQRLINEAEAYSNDVVPKARGAASRIVQESEAYKEKVIAQANGDVSRFSQLLAEYKKAPAVTKQRMYIEAMEQVLGKSNNVLVDVKSGGSIMYLPLDKLVNKVAEDAVSAPVPTHEPVVAPAPQAKEIRNDIRASSRERDVRGR
- the hflC gene encoding protease modulator HflC; amino-acid sequence: MGNKILVALGALAVILSMSVFTVGETERVIKFQLGEIVGADFQPGMHLKIPFINNVKKFDARILTMDATPERFLTAEKKNVIVDSFVKWRIGDVKTFYTTVGGDVGQANIRLDQIIKDAARSEFSKREIRQLVSTDRSAIRDSLITNVSPHASRLGINIVDVQVKRIDLPNEVSTSVYQRMEAERARVAREFRSQGSEAAERIRADADKQREIILANAYRDSEVLRGEGDARAADIFAKAYGEDSDFFAFYRSLIAYKEALGKSGNIMVLEPNSDFFKFFKNQK
- a CDS encoding ATP phosphoribosyltransferase regulatory subunit, giving the protein MQRKDNWLLPEGIGEVLPEQAAHLENLRRKLLDTFACWGYQLVIPPFVDFLDSLLTGSGHDLDLQTFKLTDQLSGEMLGVRADMTPQVARIDAHHLQHDGPTRLCYAGTVLHAVGDPLEKSRSPMQIGAELYGHAGLESDYEVIRLMLEMLAISGLQNVHLDLGHVAIYRALAEQAGLNQQQESELFDVLQRKARTELVELLAGFAIDERFQAIFNALPKLNGGREVLDKADAVLAGLPCSGMIGAALADLRGIADKLRRDFPGLSVSFDLAELRGYHYHTGMVFAAFVPALGKEIARGGRYDNIGARFGRARAATGFSADLKVLAAMFEDADSARQIVYAPHGEDADLLEAIRDLRAQGEMVIQQLPGQAEAAAQIGCNAILENQNQRWVVKPLV
- a CDS encoding adenylosuccinate synthase, which translates into the protein MGKNVVVIGTQWGDEGKGKLVDLLTEQAAAVVRFQGGHNAGHTLVINGEKTVLHLIPSGVLREGVQCMIGNGVVLCPEALLKEIEILEKSGVPVRNRLQVSEACALILPVHVAIDQAREKARGSKAIGTTGRGIGPAYEDKVARRGLRAGDLRNRDEFAARLKELVDYHNFMLVNYYAAEPVNYEEILANTLRLGEIIKPMLTDVGEALYSHQQQGNNVLFEGAQGALLDIDHGTYPYVTSSNTTAGGAATGSGVGPLALDYVLGITKAYSTRVGNGPFPTELMDSYGEHLGVKGHEFGATTGRKRRCGWFDAVSMRKSAQLNSLTGICLTKLDVLDGLDKIGICTAYKIDGQITETAPLGADQYAVCEAVIEEMPGWSGSTAGITDFTQLPENAKAYIARIEQLVGVKVTILSTGPDRNETIVLENPFSA
- a CDS encoding sulfurtransferase; the protein is MTYTTLVSAAALAANLDHPHWRIFDCRFSLADTAAGYKSYRQSHIPGAVYADLNKDLSSPVQAYTGRHPLPNFELLAAKLGDWRVNNRCQVVVYDDAGGAFAGRMWWLLRSMGHTQVAVLDGGYGHWRKRGLPTTAILPKIAASGFRSYLDDRQWLSANQIEAGLASRSIRLIDARTQERFFGKAEPIDPVAGHIPGALNRPLQSNLDRNGLFLSPDHLRRQFSDLIAPWPAERVVHMCGSGVTACHNLLAMEIAGLSGSKLYAGSWSEWIRNKNRPIAGYERTAKSLT